In Microbacterium foliorum, the following proteins share a genomic window:
- a CDS encoding Dabb family protein, translated as MTIQHTVVFRLVHEAGSPEEREFLATGRAVLTSIPGVEDFTIRRQVSPKSDLEHQFSMMFRDREAYRAYDAHPAHTAFVAERWVPEVAAFQEYDFEE; from the coding sequence ATGACCATCCAGCACACCGTCGTCTTCCGCCTCGTGCACGAGGCGGGCAGTCCCGAGGAGCGCGAGTTCCTCGCCACCGGCAGAGCCGTGCTCACGTCGATCCCCGGGGTCGAGGACTTCACGATCCGTCGCCAGGTCAGCCCGAAGAGCGACCTGGAGCATCAGTTCTCGATGATGTTCCGTGACAGGGAGGCGTACCGCGCCTACGACGCGCACCCGGCGCACACCGCGTTCGTGGCGGAGCGCTGGGTGCCCGAGGTCGCCGCCTTCCAGGAGTACGACTTCGAGGAGTGA
- a CDS encoding NYN domain-containing protein has product MAEANDARVAVYLDFDNIVISWYDRVHGRNAYGKDRQRITENPTDPEVMERLSRAMIEVGAIIDYAASFGTLVLTRAYADWSSPVNAVYRSQLVARAVDLVQLFPAAAYAKNGADIRLAVDAVEDMFRLPDLTHVVIVAGDSDYVPLAQRCKRLGRYVIGVGVAGSTAKSLAAACDEFEAYDSLPGVVRPSKTAPANVVAVPEVTAEPAVEPAAEPAAKAKSRPPAKTAKAKAQAAAATAATAAPAAAPVKVDEHAEGTEQGEATELLHRALRLGHDKADADEWLHSSAVKTHMRRMDPSFSEKALGYRSFSDFLKSRESIAELEETGHERLVKLRDSA; this is encoded by the coding sequence ATGGCTGAGGCCAACGACGCCCGCGTCGCGGTCTACCTCGACTTCGACAACATCGTCATCTCCTGGTACGACCGTGTGCACGGACGCAACGCCTACGGCAAAGACCGTCAGCGCATCACCGAGAACCCGACCGACCCCGAGGTAATGGAGCGGCTCTCCCGCGCCATGATCGAGGTCGGTGCGATCATCGACTACGCCGCGTCCTTCGGCACGCTCGTGCTCACGCGTGCCTACGCCGACTGGTCGTCGCCGGTGAACGCCGTGTACCGCTCACAGCTCGTGGCCCGCGCCGTCGACCTGGTGCAGCTCTTCCCGGCAGCCGCCTATGCGAAGAACGGCGCTGACATCCGCCTCGCCGTCGACGCCGTCGAAGACATGTTCCGTCTGCCCGACCTCACGCACGTCGTGATCGTCGCCGGCGACAGCGACTACGTCCCCCTCGCGCAGCGCTGCAAGCGCCTGGGCCGCTACGTCATCGGCGTCGGCGTCGCGGGTTCGACGGCCAAGTCGCTCGCCGCCGCGTGCGACGAGTTCGAGGCATACGACTCGCTGCCCGGTGTGGTGCGTCCGAGCAAGACCGCTCCGGCGAACGTCGTCGCGGTGCCGGAAGTCACGGCTGAGCCCGCCGTCGAGCCCGCCGCAGAGCCCGCTGCGAAGGCGAAGTCCCGGCCGCCGGCCAAGACCGCCAAGGCCAAGGCACAGGCGGCCGCCGCCACGGCTGCCACCGCGGCTCCGGCCGCCGCTCCGGTCAAGGTCGACGAGCACGCCGAGGGCACAGAGCAGGGTGAGGCGACGGAGCTGCTGCATCGCGCGCTGCGCCTCGGGCACGACAAGGCCGACGCCGACGAGTGGCTGCACAGCTCGGCCGTGAAGACGCACATGCGTCGCATGGACCCGTCGTTCAGCGAGAAGGCCCTCGGCTACCGCTCGTTCTCGGACTTCCTCAAGTCGCGCGAGAGCATCGCAGAACTCGAGGAGACCGGGCACGAGCGTCTGGTGAAGCTGCGCGACTCTGCCTGA
- a CDS encoding Gfo/Idh/MocA family protein, protein MTGLRWGILATGGIAGAFASDLRTAGLDLVAVGSRSQESADAFAARFDIARAHPSYEALVADPEVDIIYVSTPHPMHHENARLALEAGKHVLVEKAFTLNRSEAEDLQRLAAERGLLAMEAMWTRYLPHMVRIREIIADGTLGEIRAVSADHTQLLPDDPTHRLNALELGGGALLDLGIYPVSFVWDVLGAPTTIHSVARLIETGADAEVATVMTHDGGAISTTLSSSRAAGPNAASIIGTKARIDIDRVWYTPTTFRVVLPDGTVVEEYVSEVAGRGMQYQAHAAERLVADGVLEGDILPIAESVAIMGTLDEIRAQIGVRYPREGVNNG, encoded by the coding sequence ATGACTGGTCTTCGTTGGGGAATCCTCGCGACCGGCGGCATCGCCGGCGCGTTCGCATCCGATCTGCGCACGGCGGGGCTCGATCTCGTCGCCGTCGGCTCGCGCTCGCAGGAGTCGGCCGACGCGTTCGCCGCCCGCTTCGACATCGCCCGGGCACACCCCTCGTACGAAGCGCTCGTCGCCGACCCCGAGGTCGACATCATCTACGTGTCCACCCCGCATCCCATGCACCACGAGAACGCCCGTCTCGCGCTCGAGGCCGGCAAGCACGTGCTCGTCGAGAAGGCGTTCACCCTCAACCGCAGCGAGGCCGAAGACCTGCAGCGCCTCGCCGCCGAACGGGGGCTGCTGGCGATGGAGGCCATGTGGACGCGGTATCTGCCGCACATGGTGCGCATCCGCGAGATCATCGCCGACGGCACGCTCGGCGAGATCCGCGCCGTCAGCGCCGACCACACCCAGCTCCTCCCCGACGACCCCACCCACCGCCTGAACGCTCTCGAGCTCGGCGGCGGTGCGCTGCTCGACCTCGGCATCTACCCCGTCTCGTTCGTGTGGGACGTCCTGGGCGCACCGACCACCATCCATTCCGTGGCCCGGCTCATCGAGACCGGAGCGGATGCCGAGGTCGCCACCGTCATGACCCACGACGGCGGCGCGATCTCGACCACCCTCTCGTCGTCGCGTGCCGCCGGCCCGAACGCCGCGAGCATCATCGGCACGAAGGCGCGCATCGACATCGATCGCGTCTGGTACACCCCGACGACGTTCCGTGTCGTGCTCCCCGACGGCACCGTCGTCGAGGAGTACGTGTCCGAAGTGGCAGGCCGAGGCATGCAGTACCAGGCCCATGCGGCCGAGCGCCTCGTGGCCGACGGCGTGCTCGAGGGCGACATCCTGCCGATCGCCGAGAGCGTCGCGATCATGGGCACGCTCGACGAGATCCGCGCCCAGATCGGGGTGCGCTACCCGCGTGAAGGAGTCAACAATGGCTGA
- a CDS encoding TIGR04028 family ABC transporter substrate-binding protein, with amino-acid sequence MTRRLIRAAAVALPLVLAASLAACASSPAPSGASDASGAPVTGGTLTYLEHQTFTNLYPPQAGFYPNGGVVNNITARLTWQNPDSLEIEPWVASDWTVNDDATEYTFTLKPDVTFSDGTPVDAAAVAKNFDTYGLGDPERGLTVSEAINNYASSEVVDDDTVTFRFSAPAPGFLQATSTINSGLLSPETLDGTIEDFGAGNAEAIVGAGPFTVTDEKLGTEFTLTAREDYAWAPESAENQGRPYVDAVHVLVTPEDSVRIGSLLAGQADYVRYVQAFDEDRVESAGFTLYAPQTRGVNNSISLRPENPLLADITVRQALVAAVDAQEVVDTLFTENYPVATSVLSQEALGYKDESEHYAYDPEKAEELLDEAGWEAGSDGIREKDGERLSITVYEAAPQPLSKQTLELVAQQLAKVGVELTVKPADAGSYAEDTRDPLKTGFYHSMVGRADFDVIKSQFHTKNRDALISNDAELDALLEAVASEPDTEKRAEASQAVQDYIAEQAYVIPLFEEPQVYGAATYVHGVDFESVGRPTFSGVWLAEH; translated from the coding sequence ATGACCCGCCGTCTCATCCGCGCAGCAGCAGTCGCGCTCCCGCTCGTCCTCGCCGCGAGCCTCGCGGCGTGCGCCTCGTCGCCGGCGCCCTCGGGAGCGTCGGACGCCTCCGGTGCCCCCGTCACCGGAGGTACGCTCACGTATCTCGAGCACCAGACGTTCACGAACCTGTACCCGCCGCAGGCGGGGTTCTATCCGAACGGCGGCGTGGTCAACAACATCACCGCGCGCCTCACCTGGCAGAACCCGGACTCGCTCGAGATCGAGCCGTGGGTCGCGTCGGACTGGACCGTGAACGACGACGCCACCGAGTACACGTTCACCCTCAAGCCGGACGTCACTTTCTCCGACGGCACCCCGGTCGATGCCGCGGCCGTGGCGAAGAACTTCGACACCTACGGTCTGGGCGACCCCGAGCGCGGGCTCACCGTGTCGGAGGCGATCAACAACTACGCCTCGAGCGAGGTCGTCGACGACGACACCGTCACATTCCGCTTCTCGGCCCCTGCTCCCGGCTTCCTGCAGGCGACCTCCACCATCAACTCCGGGCTCCTCTCGCCCGAGACGCTCGACGGAACGATCGAGGACTTCGGAGCGGGCAACGCAGAGGCCATCGTCGGCGCTGGGCCCTTCACGGTCACCGACGAGAAGCTCGGCACCGAGTTCACCCTGACCGCCCGCGAGGACTACGCGTGGGCACCCGAAAGCGCCGAGAACCAGGGGCGCCCATACGTCGACGCCGTGCACGTGCTCGTGACCCCCGAGGACTCGGTGCGCATCGGCTCGCTGCTCGCCGGTCAGGCCGACTACGTGCGCTACGTGCAGGCCTTCGACGAGGACCGCGTCGAGAGCGCGGGCTTCACCCTCTATGCGCCGCAGACCCGCGGAGTGAACAACTCGATCTCGCTGCGGCCCGAGAACCCGCTGCTCGCCGACATCACGGTGCGCCAGGCGCTCGTGGCTGCGGTCGACGCGCAGGAGGTCGTCGACACCCTGTTCACCGAGAACTATCCGGTCGCGACGTCCGTGCTGTCGCAGGAGGCGCTCGGCTACAAGGACGAGTCGGAGCACTACGCCTACGACCCCGAGAAGGCCGAGGAGCTGCTCGATGAGGCCGGATGGGAGGCCGGATCAGACGGCATCCGCGAGAAGGACGGCGAGCGTCTGTCGATCACCGTGTACGAAGCCGCTCCGCAGCCGCTCTCGAAGCAGACGCTCGAGCTCGTCGCGCAGCAGCTCGCCAAGGTGGGCGTGGAGCTCACGGTCAAGCCGGCGGATGCCGGTTCGTACGCCGAGGACACTCGTGACCCGCTGAAGACCGGGTTCTACCACTCGATGGTCGGCCGCGCGGACTTCGATGTGATCAAGAGCCAGTTCCACACGAAGAACCGTGACGCGCTGATCTCGAACGACGCCGAGCTCGACGCCCTGCTCGAGGCTGTCGCCTCTGAGCCCGACACCGAGAAGCGCGCTGAGGCGTCGCAGGCGGTGCAGGACTACATCGCCGAGCAGGCGTACGTCATCCCGCTGTTCGAGGAGCCGCAGGTCTACGGCGCCGCGACCTATGTGCACGGCGTGGACTTCGAGTCGGTCGGTCGCCCCACCTTCTCGGGCGTCTGGCTCGCCGAGCACTGA
- a CDS encoding NtaA/DmoA family FMN-dependent monooxygenase (This protein belongs to a clade of FMN-dependent monooxygenases, within a broader family of flavin-dependent oxidoreductases, the luciferase-like monooxygenase (LMM) family, some of whose members use coenzyme F420 rather than FMN.) → MTEPLIIGAMVRTLGAYPSGWRQPGAHRDPSSDADILHHIAREGEDAGLDYLFFGDWLATGPDLEFRDPYLLARIDPVSAVLFLAGVTSRIGLIATVNTTYADPYATARSLASLDVLTRGRAGINLVTGAEPRAAGNHGRDAHADNETRYDRAEEFVAALRRLWDSWSEDAWIADAERGVLIDPDGLRGADLHGEHVQVSGPLNVARPPQGQIPIVHAGTSPRSRALAATEADLALIAAPNLADAIATRRELRDIAAAAGRSPETLAVIAPVLPVVADSDAEAHRIVERLLALVPLAEGHQPSRTAFPANRSVAALADAFGVAPDDRLRTAGFDDEVSADEARRLGEAGAALIDRLTRIAGVRIAGQGRSAALTWRHLVAAHAVPAAFVVGDAAAIADHFEAWRDEGAADGFNVLSAFQPAQFEAFTRLAAPELRRRGLLRRADIGATGTLRDRLGVGVGVGRRDGAAATLATR, encoded by the coding sequence ATGACCGAACCGCTCATCATCGGCGCCATGGTGCGCACCCTCGGCGCCTACCCGTCGGGGTGGCGCCAGCCGGGCGCGCACCGGGATCCCTCGTCGGATGCCGACATCCTCCATCACATCGCGCGCGAGGGAGAGGATGCCGGACTCGACTATCTGTTCTTCGGCGATTGGCTGGCTACCGGGCCCGACCTCGAGTTCCGCGACCCGTATCTGCTGGCGCGCATCGACCCGGTGAGCGCGGTGCTGTTCCTGGCCGGCGTCACGTCGCGCATCGGCCTCATCGCCACCGTGAACACGACCTACGCAGACCCCTACGCGACCGCTCGCTCACTCGCCTCGCTCGACGTGCTGACACGGGGCCGCGCCGGCATCAACCTCGTCACCGGAGCCGAGCCGCGCGCTGCGGGCAACCACGGTCGAGACGCGCACGCCGACAACGAGACCCGGTACGACCGCGCCGAGGAGTTCGTCGCAGCACTCCGACGCCTGTGGGACTCGTGGAGTGAGGATGCCTGGATCGCGGATGCCGAACGGGGCGTGCTGATCGACCCGGACGGGCTCCGCGGCGCCGACCTGCACGGGGAGCACGTGCAGGTCTCGGGGCCACTGAACGTGGCCAGACCGCCGCAGGGACAGATCCCGATCGTGCACGCGGGGACGTCTCCGCGGTCTCGCGCGCTCGCGGCCACCGAGGCCGACCTGGCTCTGATCGCCGCCCCGAACCTCGCGGATGCGATCGCCACCCGTCGTGAGCTGCGCGACATCGCGGCCGCTGCCGGGCGCTCGCCGGAGACTCTGGCGGTGATCGCCCCGGTGCTCCCCGTCGTCGCGGATTCGGATGCCGAGGCCCACCGCATCGTCGAGCGGCTGCTCGCCCTCGTGCCCCTCGCCGAAGGGCATCAGCCGTCGCGCACGGCTTTCCCGGCGAACCGATCGGTCGCGGCTCTGGCCGATGCCTTCGGGGTGGCGCCGGACGACCGGCTGCGCACGGCCGGTTTCGACGACGAGGTGTCCGCCGATGAGGCCCGTCGACTGGGCGAAGCCGGTGCCGCGCTCATCGATCGGCTCACGCGCATCGCGGGCGTGCGCATCGCGGGACAGGGCAGGTCCGCTGCGCTCACCTGGCGCCATCTGGTGGCGGCGCACGCCGTGCCTGCCGCCTTCGTGGTCGGCGATGCCGCCGCGATCGCCGACCACTTCGAGGCCTGGCGCGACGAGGGGGCCGCAGACGGTTTCAACGTGCTCTCGGCCTTCCAGCCGGCGCAGTTCGAGGCGTTCACCCGTCTTGCGGCCCCGGAGCTGCGTCGCCGCGGCCTGCTCAGGCGCGCAGACATCGGCGCCACCGGCACCCTGCGCGACCGTCTCGGCGTCGGCGTCGGCGTCGGTCGTAGAGACGGGGCTGCGGCAACACTCGCGACCCGGTGA
- a CDS encoding ABC transporter permease has product MNFVLRRAGQAAIVLIAAFTATFFLLQLLPGDAILIKFSDPSLGLSPEQLDGIRATYGTDLPWWQQYLHAGLGFLGGDFGFSTQFGTPVLTMLGEALPSTLLLASLGLVVALLIAVLVAGLSSLAPFAWLRDGIRQVPGLFVAVPVFWLGILLIQVFSFGLGWVPVVGADPVAGLILPVLTLAVPISAPLAQVLVRAIDQVQAQPFITVVRAKGAPPSWVLTRSVARNAALPTLTIAGVLFGELVGGAVVTETVFGRTGIGRLTEQAVSNQDIPVLQGVVLLSALGFVLISFAVDLVTPLIDPRQRALSKAGVSA; this is encoded by the coding sequence ATGAACTTCGTCCTCCGACGAGCCGGGCAGGCCGCGATCGTGCTGATCGCGGCCTTCACGGCCACCTTCTTCCTGCTGCAGCTGCTGCCGGGCGACGCGATCCTGATCAAGTTCTCCGACCCCAGTCTCGGACTGTCGCCCGAGCAGCTCGACGGGATCCGCGCCACCTACGGCACTGACCTGCCGTGGTGGCAGCAGTACCTGCACGCGGGGCTCGGGTTCCTCGGAGGCGACTTCGGCTTCTCGACGCAGTTCGGCACCCCGGTGCTGACCATGCTCGGCGAGGCACTTCCGTCGACGCTGCTGCTCGCGTCGCTCGGACTCGTGGTGGCGCTGCTGATCGCGGTGCTCGTCGCAGGACTCTCGTCGCTCGCACCGTTCGCGTGGCTGCGCGACGGCATCCGCCAGGTGCCGGGTCTGTTCGTCGCCGTGCCGGTATTCTGGCTCGGCATCCTGCTCATCCAGGTCTTCTCATTCGGCCTCGGCTGGGTGCCGGTCGTCGGCGCCGACCCGGTCGCGGGGCTCATCCTGCCGGTGCTCACGCTCGCCGTGCCGATCTCGGCGCCGCTCGCACAGGTGCTGGTGCGGGCGATCGACCAGGTGCAGGCACAGCCCTTCATCACCGTCGTGCGCGCCAAGGGCGCGCCGCCGTCGTGGGTCCTGACCCGCTCGGTCGCGCGCAACGCGGCGCTGCCGACGCTCACGATCGCCGGCGTGCTGTTCGGTGAGCTGGTCGGCGGTGCGGTCGTCACCGAGACCGTGTTCGGCCGCACCGGCATCGGCAGGCTCACCGAACAGGCGGTGTCGAACCAGGACATCCCGGTGCTGCAGGGCGTCGTGCTGCTGTCGGCGCTCGGCTTCGTGCTCATCAGCTTCGCCGTCGACCTCGTCACCCCGCTGATCGATCCCCGTCAGCGCGCCCTCTCGAAGGCAGGAGTCTCGGCATGA
- a CDS encoding ABC transporter permease, with translation MTVAAIAASADPAVEPPHEDAAASAPSRRSRRLGARPWDLYLAIALVALAVLWAVIPGVFAPGDPLTGTPADKLLPPSAAHWFGTDTLGRDLFGRVVHGSVHSLSGALIAVTLGLALGTILGAIAGAVGGVVDDILMRVVDVLLAIPGLLLSLSVIILLGFGTVNAAIAVGLGSVAAFARLMRSEVARVRRSEYVEAAYGSGGTFFTVLRRHVLPNSLTPIVALAALQFGTAILAISTLGFLGYGAPPPTPEWGLLIAEGRNYTATAWWLTALPGLVVVAVVLSANRISHRIGRRSR, from the coding sequence ATGACCGTCGCAGCCATCGCCGCATCCGCCGACCCCGCCGTCGAGCCCCCGCACGAGGATGCCGCGGCATCCGCCCCGAGCAGACGGTCCCGACGTCTCGGGGCCCGACCCTGGGATCTCTACCTCGCCATCGCCCTGGTGGCTCTCGCGGTGCTCTGGGCGGTGATCCCGGGTGTCTTCGCGCCGGGCGACCCGCTCACCGGCACCCCGGCAGACAAGCTGCTGCCGCCGAGCGCGGCGCACTGGTTCGGCACCGACACCCTGGGGCGCGACCTGTTCGGTCGCGTCGTGCACGGGTCCGTGCACTCGCTGTCCGGCGCCCTCATCGCCGTCACCCTCGGCCTCGCGCTGGGCACGATCCTCGGCGCGATCGCCGGGGCCGTCGGCGGTGTCGTCGACGACATCCTGATGCGCGTGGTCGATGTGCTGCTGGCGATCCCCGGCCTGCTGCTCTCGCTCTCGGTCATCATCCTGCTCGGCTTCGGCACCGTGAACGCGGCGATCGCCGTCGGGCTCGGCAGCGTCGCGGCATTCGCCCGTCTGATGCGATCTGAGGTCGCACGAGTGCGCCGCAGCGAATACGTCGAGGCGGCGTACGGCAGCGGCGGCACCTTCTTCACGGTGCTCCGCCGGCATGTGCTGCCCAACTCGCTCACCCCGATCGTGGCGCTCGCCGCACTGCAGTTCGGCACCGCGATCCTGGCGATCTCGACCCTCGGCTTCCTCGGCTACGGTGCTCCGCCGCCCACACCGGAATGGGGACTGCTCATCGCCGAAGGGCGCAACTACACAGCGACCGCATGGTGGCTGACCGCTCTGCCCGGTCTCGTCGTGGTCGCGGTCGTGCTGAGCGCCAATCGCATCTCGCATCGCATCGGAAGGAGATCACGATGA